In the genome of Halapricum salinum, one region contains:
- a CDS encoding alpha-amylase family glycosyl hydrolase has translation MHHPGPTRFMAVGETHELAPRDPDPEGTYDWSVADAPEESDVAFGEDPIAYITPDEPGTYTVRLDAPDGTHELTVRVYPSDKSVTHQPGRSGYSGYSGISGVSGSGIGGRSGSGSGAGSGLGRKVGEQGRPRITLTGERVGDEVVITAHPKTAPKAPDEELDVEFFVDDRDDLAEYEIEGYEFRAPLSAVEEPVRIHGVAIGNQYSVPDTVSIHADGGVDRLNEPPEWTDGMSCYELYVRGFVEPEEGQSILEAIVEELDYIQDLGLNTLWFTPVLQNDDFDHGYNITDFYSIADDLGGEEHFHRLVEEAHDRDMKVLFDLVLNHSAREHEFFKKAEQGDPKYVDWYDWQDEENSVPDTYFDWPYIANFNYDNLEVRRYLLDAVEKWADEVDGFRCDMAWAVPRPFWQEIHDLTKEKDSEFLLMDETIPYVADFHNLCFDVHFDAGLYFDLLQIGQGNEPADQIFDSIDNRYHVGFPDHAGFLTYIENHDEDRYIEQCGEHAVRAAATAAFTVPGIPMVYAGQEIGERQRRGHIHWEYANEDLQDFHRDLTQTWEEIDALHVQADFESIDYESDTDSVTAFARDGEDGRYVVVLNFSEGTEVVGLGDEEVDAVDQITGENVAAEGGVTVEDAVILPAA, from the coding sequence ATGCACCATCCAGGCCCGACTCGGTTCATGGCGGTCGGAGAGACGCACGAACTAGCACCGAGGGATCCGGATCCCGAAGGAACCTACGACTGGTCAGTCGCGGACGCGCCAGAGGAAAGCGACGTCGCGTTCGGTGAGGACCCCATCGCATACATCACGCCGGACGAGCCCGGCACCTACACCGTCCGTCTCGACGCGCCGGACGGCACCCACGAGTTGACCGTCCGGGTCTACCCCAGCGACAAGTCGGTCACCCACCAGCCCGGTCGCAGCGGCTACAGCGGCTACAGCGGTATCTCGGGCGTCTCCGGCTCGGGAATCGGCGGTCGCAGCGGTTCCGGCAGCGGTGCCGGTTCCGGTCTCGGTCGAAAGGTCGGCGAGCAGGGTCGCCCCCGGATCACCCTCACGGGCGAGCGCGTCGGCGACGAGGTCGTCATCACGGCCCACCCAAAGACCGCGCCCAAGGCACCCGACGAAGAGCTGGACGTCGAGTTCTTCGTCGACGACCGCGACGACCTCGCGGAGTACGAGATCGAGGGCTACGAGTTCCGCGCACCGCTGTCGGCCGTCGAGGAGCCGGTCCGAATCCACGGTGTCGCGATCGGCAACCAGTACAGCGTCCCGGACACCGTCTCGATCCACGCCGACGGCGGCGTCGACCGGCTGAACGAGCCGCCGGAGTGGACCGACGGCATGTCCTGTTACGAACTGTACGTCCGCGGGTTCGTCGAGCCCGAAGAGGGCCAGTCGATCCTCGAAGCCATCGTCGAGGAACTGGACTACATCCAGGACCTCGGGCTGAACACGCTGTGGTTCACCCCCGTCCTGCAGAACGACGACTTCGATCACGGCTACAACATCACGGACTTCTACTCGATTGCAGACGATCTGGGCGGCGAAGAGCACTTCCACCGCCTCGTCGAGGAAGCCCACGACAGGGACATGAAGGTCCTGTTCGACCTCGTGCTCAACCACTCCGCGCGCGAACACGAGTTCTTCAAGAAGGCCGAACAGGGCGATCCGAAGTACGTCGACTGGTACGACTGGCAGGACGAGGAGAACTCGGTTCCGGACACGTACTTCGACTGGCCGTACATCGCGAACTTCAACTACGACAACCTCGAGGTTCGCCGCTACCTGCTCGACGCCGTCGAGAAGTGGGCCGACGAGGTCGACGGCTTCCGCTGTGACATGGCGTGGGCCGTCCCGCGACCGTTCTGGCAGGAGATCCACGACCTGACCAAGGAGAAAGACAGCGAGTTCCTCCTGATGGACGAGACGATCCCGTACGTCGCGGACTTCCACAACCTCTGTTTCGACGTCCACTTCGACGCCGGGCTGTACTTCGATCTGCTCCAGATCGGCCAGGGCAACGAGCCCGCCGACCAGATCTTCGACTCCATCGACAACCGCTATCACGTCGGCTTCCCCGACCACGCCGGCTTCCTGACCTACATCGAGAACCACGACGAGGACCGCTACATCGAGCAGTGTGGCGAACACGCCGTCCGCGCGGCCGCGACGGCCGCCTTCACGGTTCCGGGTATCCCGATGGTCTACGCCGGCCAGGAGATCGGCGAGCGCCAGCGCCGCGGGCACATCCACTGGGAGTACGCCAACGAGGACCTGCAGGACTTCCACCGTGACCTGACCCAGACCTGGGAAGAGATCGACGCGCTCCACGTCCAGGCAGACTTCGAATCCATCGACTACGAGAGCGACACCGACAGCGTGACGGCCTTCGCCCGCGACGGCGAGGACGGCCGCTACGTCGTCGTGCTGAACTTCTCGGAAGGTACCGAGGTCGTCGGCCTCGGTGACGAGGAAGTCGACGCCGTCGACCAGATCACCGGCGAGAACGTCGCCGCCGAGGGCGGCGTCACCGTCGAGGACGCCGTCATCCTGCCGGCAGCGTAA